One Methylophaga marina DNA window includes the following coding sequences:
- a CDS encoding paraquat-inducible protein A: protein MKQAVSFQKLDKNINGQRRLRACHECDWVSALPRLRPGEVAHCPRCHHVLARRHYRPAQRSLAIAISAFIALLIAVSFPFVSFSIKGIGHSIEIEQTASMLLSFEQPIVAIVVALTIIILPAMYLVSVIWLQLVLLFSEPKIKHRQIARTLKHLDSWMMADVFIIGALVSLFKIAGMADIELGIAFWAYAVFAFLLLMTTRSIDADWMWFAIAGEPRAPAHTNTGQGAAEQGLTGCPTCGLIHALDKGSDNHCLRCGEPLHARAPKSLQRTLALLITATIFYIPANVYPIMTTTNFGQEKNSTIMAGVIDLIEHGSWPIALVIFIASILVPIAKLIVLSWLCLTVNNAHQLSQLARLKLYRITEFIGRWSMVDVFVVAILVALIHAGDLISVTPGPAALAFASVVVLTMLAAITFDSRLIWDKPQTELRPAQDNSV from the coding sequence ATGAAACAAGCGGTTTCTTTTCAGAAGCTTGATAAAAATATCAATGGACAACGCCGCCTGCGAGCGTGTCATGAATGCGACTGGGTGTCTGCTTTACCGCGGCTTCGTCCCGGCGAGGTCGCACACTGTCCTCGTTGTCACCATGTTTTAGCCAGACGCCACTATCGTCCGGCCCAGCGTAGCTTGGCTATTGCTATCAGTGCCTTTATCGCCTTACTCATCGCTGTCAGTTTCCCTTTTGTCAGTTTTTCAATTAAAGGCATCGGCCACAGTATTGAAATCGAACAAACCGCATCAATGTTACTGAGTTTTGAACAACCTATTGTGGCTATTGTGGTGGCATTGACCATTATCATCTTGCCAGCCATGTATCTTGTTTCAGTGATTTGGCTACAGCTGGTCTTGTTGTTTTCAGAACCTAAAATCAAACATCGTCAAATTGCCCGGACGCTCAAACATCTCGACAGTTGGATGATGGCAGATGTCTTTATCATTGGTGCCTTGGTTAGTCTGTTTAAAATTGCAGGCATGGCCGATATTGAGCTTGGCATTGCCTTTTGGGCTTATGCGGTGTTTGCCTTCTTATTGTTGATGACTACGCGTTCTATCGATGCTGACTGGATGTGGTTTGCAATTGCGGGCGAACCACGTGCGCCGGCGCATACGAATACGGGACAAGGAGCCGCAGAACAAGGGCTGACCGGTTGTCCCACCTGTGGTTTGATTCATGCTTTGGATAAAGGCAGTGATAATCACTGTCTTCGCTGCGGGGAGCCTCTTCATGCACGCGCACCGAAAAGTCTGCAACGCACCCTGGCCTTACTGATAACTGCCACCATTTTCTATATACCAGCAAACGTTTATCCGATAATGACCACCACCAATTTTGGTCAGGAAAAGAACAGTACCATTATGGCTGGTGTGATTGACTTGATTGAACACGGTTCGTGGCCGATTGCGCTGGTCATTTTTATTGCCAGTATTCTGGTACCTATCGCTAAATTAATCGTGCTGTCCTGGCTGTGTTTAACCGTCAATAATGCACATCAATTGAGCCAGTTAGCACGTTTAAAATTGTATCGGATAACGGAGTTTATCGGTCGCTGGTCCATGGTGGATGTCTTTGTGGTGGCGATTTTGGTGGCTTTAATACATGCTGGCGATTTAATTTCAGTCACACCGGGACCGGCTGCACTCGCTTTTGCCAGTGTGGTGGTGTTGACGATGTTGGCGGCCATCACTTTTGATTCACGTCTGATATGGGATAAGCCACAGACGGAGTTACGACCTGCACAGGACAACAGCGTATGA
- a CDS encoding NAD(P)/FAD-dependent oxidoreductase, translated as MTSSQVFDCIVIGAGAAGLMCAATAGQRGRQVLVLDHANKVGKKILMSGGGRCNFTNLYMEPDNYLSANPHFCKSALSRYTQYDFLELVSRYNLAYHDKGAGELFCDDKARDILNILLAECEKGGVNIQTDTAITAIEKTEQGQFVIDTERGQYQCHSLVIATGGLSIPKMGATGFGYKVARQFGLQVKDTEPALVPFTLSDAWLTVAQELAGVAMDIRVSCRQQSFNEALLFTHRGLSGPAILQISNYWYSSDEITIDFLPGHSVAELIEQWVTSGEKATIKTLLSQYLPKRFVLTWLGLMAADLGDKLAKQLVKKDIEQLTQFFHHWTIKPSGTEGYRTAEVTRGGVDTDGISSKTFEAKTTANLYFIGEVLDVTGWLGGFNFQWAWSSGWCAGQYV; from the coding sequence TTGACGAGTTCTCAAGTGTTTGACTGCATTGTGATTGGTGCCGGTGCAGCTGGTCTGATGTGTGCTGCTACTGCCGGCCAACGTGGGCGCCAGGTACTGGTGCTGGACCATGCCAATAAAGTCGGTAAGAAAATTTTAATGTCAGGTGGTGGCCGCTGTAACTTCACCAACCTCTATATGGAGCCTGATAATTATCTGTCGGCAAATCCCCATTTTTGTAAGTCAGCATTAAGTCGCTACACCCAATATGATTTTCTGGAGTTAGTCTCTCGCTACAATCTGGCTTATCACGACAAAGGCGCAGGTGAATTATTCTGTGATGACAAAGCCCGAGATATTTTGAATATTCTGCTGGCTGAATGTGAAAAAGGCGGGGTCAATATTCAGACGGATACCGCTATCACGGCCATCGAAAAAACGGAGCAAGGTCAGTTTGTGATTGATACCGAGCGAGGTCAGTATCAATGCCATTCTCTGGTCATCGCTACCGGTGGGTTATCCATTCCTAAAATGGGGGCCACAGGCTTTGGTTATAAGGTTGCCAGGCAGTTTGGTTTACAAGTGAAAGATACCGAACCTGCCTTAGTGCCATTTACCTTAAGTGATGCCTGGCTGACTGTCGCACAGGAGTTAGCAGGTGTAGCGATGGATATTCGTGTCAGCTGTCGTCAGCAAAGTTTTAATGAAGCCTTGTTATTTACACACCGAGGGCTCAGTGGACCAGCCATTTTGCAAATCTCTAACTACTGGTATAGCTCCGATGAAATCACCATCGACTTTTTACCTGGCCATAGCGTGGCTGAGTTAATTGAACAGTGGGTGACGAGCGGAGAGAAAGCGACAATCAAAACCTTGTTGAGCCAGTATCTGCCGAAACGTTTTGTGTTGACCTGGTTAGGTCTGATGGCCGCTGATTTAGGTGATAAACTGGCTAAACAGTTAGTGAAGAAAGACATAGAACAACTGACACAGTTTTTTCACCACTGGACCATTAAACCATCAGGAACAGAAGGTTATCGGACTGCAGAAGTCACCCGAGGGGGTGTCGACACTGATGGTATTTCTTCAAAAACGTTTGAAGCCAAAACCACAGCAAATTTATATTTTATTGGTGAAGTGCTGGATGTGACGGGCTGGTTGGGTGGCTTTAATTTTCAGTGGGCATGGTCAAGTGGTTGGTGTGCAGGGCAATATGTGTAA
- a CDS encoding DUF1456 family protein → MTNNDVLRRIRYILDLNDSMMINVFAQADIDVSREQVSQWLKRDDDPDYESLNDKQMATFLNGLINHLRGKKEGEQPKPEKSLNNNIILRKLKIAFNLQSDEILAVLQLEGFSLSKHELSAFFRKPEHKHYRACKDQVLRNFLQGLQLKYHPKKNDLEGFSWPSLDDKEK, encoded by the coding sequence GTGACTAACAATGATGTATTGAGACGAATTCGTTATATCTTAGATTTGAACGATTCCATGATGATAAACGTATTTGCGCAAGCAGATATCGATGTAAGCCGTGAACAGGTCAGTCAATGGTTGAAGCGTGACGATGATCCTGACTATGAGTCGCTGAATGACAAACAGATGGCGACCTTCCTCAATGGCCTGATTAATCACTTACGCGGTAAAAAAGAAGGTGAACAACCCAAACCGGAAAAGTCGCTCAACAATAATATTATCCTCAGAAAACTCAAAATAGCCTTTAATTTACAAAGCGATGAGATTTTAGCTGTGTTGCAGCTGGAAGGTTTCAGCCTGAGTAAACATGAATTGAGTGCGTTTTTCAGAAAACCGGAGCACAAACATTATCGGGCTTGTAAAGATCAGGTATTACGAAACTTTCTGCAAGGTCTGCAGTTGAAATATCACCCAAAGAAAAATGATCTGGAAGGTTTCAGCTGGCCGTCACTGGATGATAAAGAGAAGTAA
- a CDS encoding amphi-Trp domain-containing protein: MIEQKKRFRHESLQDKKSIQGMLDAVAKGIAKGELSFSDDEGKMLMQPKDLLNLKLTASENDEHKRIDIRISWYADDEPVKRGKLTVK, encoded by the coding sequence ATGATCGAGCAAAAAAAACGTTTCCGACATGAGTCCTTACAGGACAAGAAAAGTATTCAAGGGATGTTGGATGCTGTTGCCAAAGGCATTGCGAAAGGTGAACTCAGCTTCAGCGATGATGAAGGAAAAATGCTAATGCAGCCGAAAGATCTGCTGAACTTAAAATTAACCGCCAGTGAAAATGATGAACACAAACGTATCGATATACGTATTAGTTGGTATGCCGATGATGAGCCAGTCAAACGAGGTAAGCTGACCGTTAAGTAA
- a CDS encoding metallophosphoesterase: MKMMSQQQHLKHSQRFIETLVSKHKTQQSVWQHLPTTTECWNVSEAHSGQKAHQDEASFAKAMKTAEQYSKWTWPKRPIFFIADPHADAEAFVHSLVASGGIKITNQALLEFTLTRLGREATFIIGGDCLDKGPSNLALLDALKRLFDTGARVKLLAGNHDMRLYMGIYAMSLPRHPSTEHFFVRMGEKVIPLLSEVHQRYLKGKKLPKSIPDEASCKEALFPRADWFEQFPQHAKTLMTHAGIKRELRKMQRKYDHFEAACKKAGFSMQDVYATAMKCRQLFLHPKGDYAWFFKRMQLSYRRGSFLFLHAGLDDEISKVIEQEGVAKLNKQFRQQMKNDLFQFYYGSLANTMRTKYRDSDLPLSGKGVKQINRKGIHALVQGHINRKHGQRLVLKHGLLHVESDVTLDRHSRHKEGLEGVGAGVTIIHPDQQLIGLSIDYPFAKVFHPHFYKI; encoded by the coding sequence ATGAAAATGATGTCACAACAGCAGCATCTCAAGCATAGCCAGCGGTTTATTGAAACACTGGTGAGTAAGCACAAAACTCAGCAATCTGTTTGGCAACACTTACCTACTACTACCGAATGCTGGAATGTTTCGGAAGCACATTCAGGTCAAAAGGCTCATCAGGATGAAGCGTCTTTTGCCAAAGCAATGAAGACAGCTGAGCAATACAGCAAGTGGACATGGCCAAAGCGTCCGATCTTTTTCATTGCCGACCCTCATGCCGACGCGGAAGCATTTGTCCATTCCTTAGTGGCGAGTGGGGGTATCAAAATCACCAATCAGGCCCTGCTGGAATTTACATTGACGCGCTTAGGGCGGGAGGCCACTTTTATTATTGGCGGTGACTGTCTTGATAAAGGGCCCAGTAATTTAGCGTTACTGGATGCGCTTAAGCGACTTTTTGATACTGGCGCACGGGTAAAGCTGCTGGCCGGCAACCATGATATGCGTCTGTATATGGGCATCTACGCGATGAGCTTGCCTCGTCATCCCAGCACAGAGCACTTCTTTGTGCGGATGGGGGAAAAGGTTATCCCGTTATTGAGTGAAGTGCATCAGCGTTATTTAAAAGGCAAAAAATTACCCAAGTCGATTCCTGATGAAGCCAGTTGTAAAGAAGCCTTATTTCCACGAGCCGACTGGTTTGAGCAATTTCCTCAACACGCCAAGACATTGATGACCCACGCAGGCATTAAACGTGAGCTGCGTAAGATGCAGCGAAAATATGATCACTTTGAAGCGGCTTGTAAAAAAGCCGGTTTTAGTATGCAGGATGTCTATGCCACGGCAATGAAATGTCGCCAGTTATTTCTGCATCCCAAAGGTGACTATGCCTGGTTTTTTAAACGTATGCAGCTCAGTTATCGTCGTGGTTCTTTTCTGTTTCTGCATGCTGGCTTAGATGATGAAATCAGTAAGGTGATTGAACAAGAAGGCGTGGCAAAACTGAATAAACAGTTTCGTCAGCAAATGAAAAATGATCTGTTTCAGTTTTACTACGGCAGCTTAGCTAATACGATGCGAACAAAATACCGCGACAGTGATTTACCCCTCAGTGGAAAAGGCGTGAAGCAGATTAACCGTAAGGGTATTCATGCCCTGGTTCAGGGTCATATCAATCGTAAACATGGACAACGTTTAGTCTTGAAGCACGGGTTGCTTCACGTGGAAAGTGATGTGACGCTTGATCGTCACTCAAGGCATAAAGAAGGGCTGGAAGGCGTGGGGGCTGGCGTGACAATTATTCACCCTGATCAACAGCTTATCGGTTTGAGCATAGACTATCCATTTGCCAAGGTCTTTCATCCACATTTTTATAAAATCTAA
- a CDS encoding histidine phosphatase family protein, with product MSRLILGFIRHGDYEQLADTPSAHQPFALTEQGKTDACIEAQKLCRLILQEGWQLVPQIDCSNMLRSWQTADIFRLILETALDSSLCSQAYDALAERSVGSVANLTVKQIEEIVNTDPRYPRLPEGWKSDSHFCLPFQGAESLMTAGSRVAKHIETQMRDIPRKAESQLKLCVGHGASFRHAAYHLGVINAEDIAQLSMYHSRPIFLELFEDGTWQHVGGEWKKRSSVAATSMD from the coding sequence ATGTCTCGTTTAATTCTCGGTTTTATACGGCACGGTGATTATGAGCAATTAGCTGACACACCGAGTGCGCACCAGCCCTTCGCATTAACGGAACAGGGTAAAACCGACGCGTGTATTGAGGCACAGAAATTATGCCGTCTTATTCTGCAAGAAGGCTGGCAATTGGTGCCGCAGATTGATTGCTCAAATATGTTGCGATCATGGCAAACCGCCGATATTTTCCGCCTGATTTTAGAGACGGCACTCGATTCCTCACTGTGCAGTCAAGCGTATGATGCATTAGCTGAGCGAAGCGTTGGTTCTGTAGCTAATCTCACGGTGAAACAGATTGAGGAGATAGTGAATACTGACCCTCGATATCCTCGATTACCAGAAGGTTGGAAGTCTGATAGTCACTTTTGTTTACCTTTTCAAGGTGCCGAGTCATTGATGACAGCTGGCTCTCGGGTAGCTAAGCATATTGAAACGCAGATGCGGGATATACCCAGAAAAGCCGAATCTCAGCTGAAATTATGTGTAGGGCATGGCGCTTCATTTAGACATGCTGCTTATCATTTAGGGGTCATCAATGCTGAAGATATTGCTCAACTCAGCATGTATCACTCTCGGCCTATTTTTCTTGAACTATTCGAGGATGGCACTTGGCAACACGTGGGTGGTGAATGGAAAAAACGTTCATCTGTTGCCGCTACCAGCATGGACTAA
- a CDS encoding histidine phosphatase family protein: MSDVLLLRHAKSDWSVDVDDFDRPLNNRGKRAAQRMGEWLNTHQFIPEQVWVSSAKRTMETAEKNLKAAGLPISLIKPIPELYEASPATVLDIIAKAQKNMGLTLIIGHNPGMEIALVELVADQLPDFGDDKVLPTATLAHLHFDDNKVSLNAFIRPKNLPKKFPVRRDGQVHYCDRPAYYYQQSGVLAYRWHNEQLQVLLITKQDREKWGIPKGIIEPGLSATESALKEAMEEAGVIGNIHEDALGCFQHNKWGNL; this comes from the coding sequence ATGAGTGATGTACTACTCCTAAGACATGCGAAATCAGACTGGTCCGTCGACGTCGATGACTTTGATAGGCCTTTAAATAATCGCGGAAAACGCGCTGCTCAGCGTATGGGGGAGTGGTTAAATACGCATCAATTCATTCCTGAACAAGTCTGGGTGTCATCGGCAAAACGCACAATGGAAACGGCAGAAAAAAACCTCAAAGCAGCAGGGTTGCCCATTAGTCTTATCAAACCCATTCCAGAACTCTATGAAGCCAGTCCTGCTACCGTGCTGGATATTATTGCTAAAGCACAAAAAAATATGGGTTTAACTCTCATCATTGGTCATAACCCTGGGATGGAAATAGCCTTAGTGGAGCTAGTGGCAGACCAATTACCGGATTTTGGTGATGATAAAGTCTTACCAACAGCGACGTTGGCACATCTACATTTTGATGATAATAAAGTCTCGCTAAACGCGTTCATCCGACCTAAGAATTTACCTAAGAAATTCCCCGTCAGACGTGATGGACAAGTGCATTATTGTGACCGTCCAGCCTATTATTACCAACAGTCTGGGGTGCTGGCTTATCGTTGGCATAATGAGCAGCTGCAGGTACTTTTAATCACAAAGCAGGATAGAGAAAAGTGGGGAATACCTAAAGGCATTATTGAGCCGGGACTGTCTGCGACTGAGTCCGCCTTAAAAGAAGCTATGGAAGAAGCCGGCGTAATAGGCAATATTCATGAAGATGCATTGGGCTGCTTTCAGCACAACAAGTGGGGGAATCTGTGA
- a CDS encoding HprK-related kinase B — translation MTNEIPHEIESLLKNYHPLPDALDIDLGFCSCRIRSNSIELLARLSAYFSSIVSNVSIPTYQVTAIECDTPDFSNAFIDWKREPGKTGKKDSYINLDKARLIRKVRTGMMFYQSTDTAIAMGPCLENDNQVINFINNQFMTWLQQKEALICHAAAVVREGEAFAVAGFSGGGKSTLMLEMLEQEDTTFLSNDRLFIKQTSVGVDAYGIPKLPRINPGTIVNNKRLQPLLTDELRQTFLSLSKDELWELEQKFDVDIDALYGEGRLQFEAPLKALLILNWSRHDQSDVSLHRVNLRQRRDLLQAILKSPGPFYQTVKGEFISDDYQADEDAYLAILDNIAVYEATGGVNFQQLSALYLAAGQEKQ, via the coding sequence ATGACGAATGAGATACCACATGAGATTGAGTCTTTATTAAAGAACTATCACCCGTTACCAGACGCACTGGATATCGACCTTGGTTTTTGCAGCTGTCGGATACGTTCTAATTCTATTGAGCTATTGGCACGGTTATCAGCTTATTTTTCATCAATAGTCAGCAATGTATCGATACCAACCTATCAAGTCACAGCGATTGAGTGTGATACGCCTGACTTTTCTAATGCCTTTATCGACTGGAAGCGAGAACCTGGTAAAACAGGCAAAAAAGACAGCTATATCAATTTAGATAAAGCCAGGCTTATCCGTAAAGTCAGAACCGGCATGATGTTTTACCAAAGCACGGATACGGCGATTGCGATGGGGCCATGTTTAGAAAATGACAATCAAGTCATTAACTTTATTAATAACCAGTTCATGACTTGGTTACAGCAAAAAGAGGCGTTAATTTGTCATGCTGCCGCTGTCGTGAGAGAGGGCGAGGCCTTTGCGGTCGCAGGCTTTTCTGGTGGAGGCAAATCCACCTTGATGCTGGAGATGCTTGAACAAGAAGACACCACTTTTTTAAGCAATGATCGTCTGTTTATCAAACAAACATCTGTAGGAGTTGATGCTTATGGTATTCCCAAATTACCACGCATTAATCCCGGGACGATTGTGAATAATAAGCGCTTGCAACCATTATTAACTGATGAATTGAGACAGACTTTTCTGAGTTTATCTAAGGATGAACTATGGGAATTAGAGCAAAAATTTGATGTGGATATTGATGCTTTATACGGTGAAGGTCGTCTTCAGTTTGAAGCGCCATTAAAAGCCTTGTTGATTCTGAATTGGTCTCGTCATGATCAAAGTGATGTCAGCTTACATCGAGTGAATTTACGTCAACGTCGCGATTTATTACAAGCCATTTTGAAGTCACCCGGTCCTTTTTATCAAACAGTAAAGGGCGAGTTCATTTCTGACGATTATCAAGCGGATGAAGACGCCTACTTAGCCATTTTAGATAATATTGCTGTGTATGAGGCAACGGGCGGTGTCAATTTTCAGCAGCTTTCCGCTTTGTATCTGGCTGCAGGTCAAGAAAAGCAATGA
- a CDS encoding GAK system ATP-grasp enzyme, with amino-acid sequence MSNDLKIGVIGIPGKWSTETLADAVQAKTGYRLVIDMSEVTLDLTRMQLMYRGTNLCELDGLIVKKISAEYSPSTLDRLEMLRVAEQQGVRVFSRVESMLRLIDRLSCTITLKNAGIPMPNTCITEDVEQAINTVKQYGEAVFKPLFSTKARGMTLINAKQADSQIRQQVSAFKQANPVMYIQQKLNLSGQDLGLVFLAGNYLGTYARVSQSDAWNTTIHSGGRYAAFEPSSEIIEMATQAQSLFNMDFTTVDVAITDNGPIVFEVSAFGGFRGQKKAVMLMLLPYMSNMY; translated from the coding sequence TTGAGTAACGATCTAAAAATAGGCGTGATAGGCATTCCTGGTAAGTGGTCCACTGAAACCTTGGCGGATGCAGTTCAGGCTAAAACGGGCTATCGTTTGGTGATCGATATGTCAGAAGTGACCCTCGATTTAACACGAATGCAGCTGATGTATCGTGGTACTAATTTATGTGAACTAGATGGTCTTATCGTTAAGAAAATATCGGCAGAATATTCACCCAGTACCTTAGATCGACTGGAAATGTTACGGGTAGCTGAGCAACAAGGGGTAAGAGTGTTCAGTCGGGTAGAATCGATGTTACGTCTGATTGATCGCCTAAGCTGCACGATAACACTCAAAAATGCTGGCATACCGATGCCAAATACCTGTATTACAGAGGATGTTGAGCAAGCCATAAATACCGTCAAACAGTATGGTGAGGCTGTTTTTAAACCCTTATTTTCTACTAAAGCCCGCGGCATGACTTTAATCAATGCCAAGCAGGCTGATTCTCAGATTCGTCAGCAAGTCAGCGCTTTTAAACAGGCCAATCCGGTGATGTATATTCAACAAAAATTGAATCTGTCAGGACAAGATCTGGGGCTCGTTTTTTTAGCAGGAAACTATCTGGGGACTTATGCCCGGGTATCACAAAGTGATGCATGGAATACCACGATTCACAGTGGCGGTCGCTATGCTGCTTTTGAACCGTCATCAGAGATTATTGAAATGGCGACTCAAGCCCAGTCATTATTCAACATGGATTTTACTACTGTGGATGTGGCGATCACCGATAACGGTCCAATTGTATTTGAGGTGTCTGCATTTGGTGGGTTCAGGGGGCAAAAGAAGGCTGTGATGTTGATGCTGCTGCCTTATATGTCGAACATGTACTAA
- a CDS encoding phosphotransferase, with amino-acid sequence MKKIPTEIKENLQFLCVEIDAQLATLSSYYRNPSASLARKVRDRAGYAYNLKTRIHTATVNRIAAGVEHDSDKFCLRCIEFIATDIERIAEICRHCITQSEQIHDAQALMSKAFIAIVKKVRQAIKLILPAVIERKSSIALDIEQINQGLRSSHQRLIKRYVSALKKQTQTKQLTQALFVAYEMKQFDDALLRISETIVSANVGQPINFERYYSFQSLISDVEKGDSDVTITPIAETRSGTAISGLSNGAEKTGFMAVYKDGQKQKLKEEKQGLNSWDSIYPGLAPKILSYQKRGESAALLIEHLPGYTLEKVIVNESEKLQKQALKALKKTLESLWTETLRKKVSPALFMQQMDSRLADVYKIHPEFDAANSQIGDYDCPSMKSLIKQARQLEKQYPPPFSVYIHGDFNVDNIIFDPIENRINFIDLHRSKYTDYVQDVTIFMVSNYRLQILDSERRKQIMKMAIEMYRFARRFAKQHQDNTFEIRLALGLARAFASSTRFILDKALAKRMFYRARYLIDLVLTTHPKQIHRFSVPVKEIFVE; translated from the coding sequence ATGAAAAAAATACCAACAGAGATAAAAGAAAATTTGCAGTTTCTCTGTGTCGAGATTGATGCCCAGCTAGCCACACTGTCGAGTTATTACAGAAATCCTTCTGCGTCTTTGGCACGCAAAGTCCGTGATCGTGCCGGGTATGCCTATAATTTAAAAACACGTATTCATACGGCAACGGTTAACCGTATCGCCGCTGGTGTTGAGCATGATTCGGATAAATTCTGTCTGCGCTGTATTGAGTTCATTGCCACAGATATTGAGCGCATTGCTGAAATATGTCGTCATTGTATTACCCAATCAGAACAGATTCACGATGCACAAGCACTGATGAGTAAAGCCTTTATCGCTATCGTAAAAAAGGTCAGACAAGCCATTAAACTTATCCTACCTGCGGTGATTGAGAGGAAATCAAGCATTGCGCTGGATATTGAGCAAATCAATCAAGGACTTCGCAGTAGTCATCAGCGATTAATCAAACGCTATGTGTCTGCTTTAAAAAAGCAGACGCAGACCAAACAGTTAACGCAGGCCTTATTTGTCGCTTATGAAATGAAACAATTTGATGATGCTTTATTGCGTATAAGCGAAACCATTGTGTCAGCTAATGTGGGGCAGCCGATCAATTTTGAACGGTATTATTCATTTCAATCTTTGATCAGTGATGTGGAGAAAGGTGATAGTGATGTCACTATTACCCCTATCGCTGAAACTCGCTCTGGCACGGCTATTTCAGGTCTGTCTAATGGCGCTGAGAAAACGGGGTTTATGGCGGTCTATAAGGACGGTCAGAAGCAAAAGCTAAAAGAAGAAAAGCAGGGGCTGAACAGCTGGGATAGTATCTATCCAGGCTTAGCGCCTAAAATTTTGTCCTACCAAAAGCGTGGCGAATCAGCGGCGTTATTAATCGAACACCTTCCTGGGTATACCCTTGAAAAAGTGATTGTGAATGAGTCAGAAAAACTGCAAAAACAGGCGCTTAAAGCACTAAAGAAGACCTTAGAGTCGTTATGGACAGAGACCTTGCGTAAAAAAGTCAGTCCAGCTTTATTCATGCAGCAAATGGATAGTCGCTTAGCTGATGTGTATAAAATTCACCCAGAATTTGATGCCGCGAACAGTCAGATTGGCGATTACGATTGTCCATCAATGAAGTCACTCATTAAGCAAGCACGTCAGTTGGAGAAGCAATATCCACCGCCTTTCTCAGTGTATATTCATGGCGATTTTAATGTGGATAATATTATTTTTGACCCCATTGAAAACCGCATTAATTTCATCGATTTACATCGTTCTAAATACACTGATTATGTGCAGGATGTCACCATTTTCATGGTATCAAATTATCGCCTGCAGATTTTAGACTCAGAGCGAAGAAAACAAATCATGAAAATGGCTATCGAAATGTATCGGTTTGCCCGTCGATTTGCTAAACAACACCAAGACAACACCTTTGAAATCAGGCTGGCATTAGGTCTGGCCAGAGCGTTTGCCAGCTCCACCCGCTTTATTTTGGATAAAGCACTCGCTAAGCGAATGTTTTATCGAGCCCGTTACCTAATAGATCTGGTGTTGACGACCCACCCAAAACAGATTCATCGTTTTTCTGTACCTGTGAAGGAGATATTTGTTGAGTAA